TCTGCTACTTTTTTTACTTGCATACCAAATTTATATAAGTTTATATCACCTATCATAGAATAAGTAATATGAACTAACTTATAGTCATTATAATATTGGTTAACAAAATATAAGGGAATCATTGTACCATGATCTAATTCATAGGTAACATTATAGTTATCTAAAAAATCTGAATTCACAAGAACTGAAGGTATTCCTTCTAAATGACAAACTGTTCCTAACTTAATATTAAACTGCCTATCTATGGGAATGTTCATCTTTATATTAGTGCATCTAAATTGGCTTAAATCCCCAGAGATTATCTCTTCGTTTGATATAGCTATAGCATCAGAAAACATTGCTGCATGTGGAGTTATAATTATTATTGTATCCGGCTTAATATCGGCTATTTCTCTTCCTATTTCATTACACGCCAAACTTGTTGCTTCTATTTTTTTCTCTTCACCTTTGCCTATGTCTGGAATAATAATTGGTGGATGTGGCATTAAATAATATCCTAATATATTTTCCATTACTACACCTCTTAATCAACTTATTCTATATCTCTAGATTTCTCATTATCTTTAACTTTTTCTAAATAATCTTTTTGATTCACTATATTTTGTTCAAAGTCTTCTATTGCATGTTTAGTAAAATTACCTACCCTCATTAGATTACGAAATTTATTTCCATTACCTTTTATACTCATCACAAAATCCTCCTCAAATTATAATATTTAATATAAATATCAAAAAAAACACCAAATCAAATATGCTTAATTATAGTATCTCAAATCAAGTTATATTTTATTAGTATTAAGAGATATTTTTAAAATAACAAATCAAATATACATTACTATCTCAAGAGAATTGCTACTTCTAATTCTCTATATTTCTTAAACATGTTGTAACTTATTAGCTTGTTTTGTAATTTATTGTTAATTGCTATTCAACTTTCAACTCTTTTTCTACATTTTTATTACTAATTAATTAGTTTTAATATATAATATACAACAGCGCTATTATGTAATATAATCATTCTATTGTTTAAAAATAATTTGATTTATTTTAAATGATATTAACATAGATATTATTTTAAGAATAAACAAATACTAATATAAACAAATACTAATATAAATATATTTAATGTAAAGGAAGACTAATTATGAAATCTATTAATAAGCAAAATGCTTGTACTAAAATGTCCTTAGGAGGAATCTTAGTGACACTAGGGATAGTTTATGGAGATATCGGAACTTCACCACTTTATGTAATGAAATCAATTATAATGGGTAATGGTGGTTTAGCAAACATATCTGAAAATTTTGTCCTTGGATCATTATCCCTAGTTTTTTGGACGATTACAATTTTAACAACAATAAAATATGTTCTTATCACTTTAAGGGCAGATAATAAAGGTGAAGGCGGAATTTTTTCTCTTTTTGCTTTAGTTCGCCGTCGTGGAAAGTGGCTTATTATTCCAGCTATGATTGGTGGATCTGCATTACTTGCTGATGGAATGTTAACACCTGCTGTAACTGTAACTTCAGCAATTGAAGGATTAGAGATAATTCCACGTTTTAATGTTATTTTGGGAAGCAATCAAAATATTATTATTACAATTGTAATATCAATAATAACTATTCTTTTTTTTATTCAACATTTTGGAACTGATTTTATTGGAAAAGTGTTTGGTCCTGTTATGCTTTTATGGTTTTGTTCATTAGCAGTCTTTGGAATTATTAATATTTCTCATGATTGGACATTACTTCGTGCACTTTCTCCACACTATGCAATTAATATTCTTTTTAGTAGTGAAAATAAATTAGGATTCTTTATTCTTGGAGGTGTATTTTTATCATCAACAGGTGCTGAAGCTCTTTACTCAGACCTTGGTCATGTTGGTAAAAAGAATATTTATGCCTCTTGGCCTTTTGTTAAGATATGTTTATTGTTAAATTATTTTGGTCAAGGAGCTTGGATATTGGCAGCTAAAAAAAATCCTATGTTTTTAAATGAAAAAGACTTAAATCCTTTTTTCCAAATGATTCCGCACAACTTTTTGATTTTTGCTATAATACTTTCAACAGCTGCTGCAATTATTGCTTCTCAAGCCTTGATTTCAGGATCATTTACACTTGTTTCTGAAGCAATTAAATTGAATTTATTTCCTAGATTGCATACTGTGTATCCATCTAGTTCCAAAGGACAGCTCTATATACCGACAGTAAATAGCATTTTATGGATTGCTTGTATTGGAATTGTTCTTTACTTCAGAAATTCTGCACATATGGAAGCAGCCTATGGACTAGCAATTACAGTTACTATGTTAATGACAACTATTCTCTTATTTAACTATTTATTGAAGAAGAAAGTTCCATTTGTTATTTCTTTAAGTATGCTTATTTTCTTTTCTATTTTTGAATTTTGCTTCTTTATTGCAAGCATTGTTAAATTTATGCATGGAGGCTTTGTAGCTGTCTTGATTGCTTTAGCAATTTTTATTATTATGTATATTTGGATCAACGGTTACTATATTAAAATGCGTTTATTGGAAAATGTTCCAATTTCAAATTATAAGGACCAACTAAATAACTTACGTCTAGATAATGATCGACCTAAATATACAACAAATCTTGTATGTTTAACCACTTGTCGAGAACCTGAACAAATTGAAAGAAAAATAATGTACTCTATCTTAGATAAAAGACCTAAGAAAGCAGATGTTTATTGGTTCGTTAATATTGTTGTTACTGATGAACCTTATCAAGCGGAATATACAATAGACACTTTGGGAACATTCTACATTGTAAAAGTTCAATTAAAGCTTGGATTCCGAGTAGATCAAAAATTAAATGTTTTTTTACGTCAAATTTCAACTGAGTTAGTTGAAAGTGGAGACATAAAAGTTCAATATAGAAGCTATACCACAATGCCTGACCGAAAAGTTGGTGATTTTCGTTTTATTTTAATTCAAGAACAACTTTCACATGAATCAGAATTAACTCTTTGGGAATCATTTATACTTAAATCTAAATTATTTATAAAAAAGTTTACTGTTTCTCCATCAAGATGGTTTGGACTTGATACTAGTGATGTTGATATTGAAAATGTCCCACTATTTCTAGGCGAAAATTGTCATACCACTTTAAAAAGAATTTCAAAATAGCTTAGTTTTTCCGTGGACTTCTCATTAAAAATCACTGTTCACTGAACTGTTGTATTTGAATTTTGATTTTGATATATTTGAATTAAAAGGGGTATTCTTCATAATGAAGAATACCCCTTTTAGTCATTGTAAAAAGCTTCTATTGCTTATTGAGTAAATTATTTATTTTTTTACCATTGTTCATAATGCACTATATCTTCAAGTTTTTTTCTTGGACGAGGCTTTGGATCTTCATCTGCATATCCTATAGTCAAAACACAAAGTACATATTTATCATTTGGTACATTTAATACTGGTCTAATTTCAGCTTGAGTAAACCACGCAACCCAGCAAGTACCTAACCCCAATTCAGTAGCTGTAAGTGACATATGTTCCACTGCAATAGCAGTATCCCTAATTACTTGTTTTATTTCTTCTTCTTTGCTATTTTCATTTATACAAATTTCTATATTTTCATCTATTCTTGAGCGTACATCTGCCACACATGCAATGTGTACAGGTGCAGTAGACATCCATTTTTGATTATGTGATACCTTTGATACCCTCTCTCTGTTTCCCTTAGATTTTATCACGATAAATTGCCATGGTTGTGTATTACTCCCTGATGGTGCAAGTCTACCACTTTCAAGTATTTGCGCTAATTTTTCTTCTTCAACTTCCTTATTAATATATTTTCTTATACTTCTTCGTTTTTCAATTGCTTTAATCATAATATTTTTCCTCCAATATATATAATTATAATTAATTTTCGTTTTTCAAAATTCTCATAAATTATTATATAAATGGGATTAGCTTTTCATATACAATTAAAAAATAAGGCTAGAAAATGATTAAAAACTTTCTAGCCTTATTTTTAATGTTTCTTATCAGTTTCTACTAAAACATTTGTTTAAATAATTTATTTTCTTTTACATCTTGTGTCACTTTAACAATATCACTAGTATCGCCAATTAATATAGCACCACATAGACGATTGTTTGCAAAATAGTATTTTGTATATGTCCTTTTAACTGGATCTTTAAATTCTACTGTTTTATATTGAACATTAGGCTTCTTTCCATTATCTCCAATTGAGTATAATGAAGTATTCATACCATTAAATGTTAAAGCGGCATCTACAGTTTCATAAATTAATGAATCCCCTGTTGCATTGGCTCCAGCTACTTTACCCATTTCTATACTTTGTGGCCAAATACCATAATTTATTCCATTATATTCTGCACAATCTCCACATGCATAAATATCTGAAATATTAGTTTCCATTTTTTCATTTACAATAATAGCTCTATTAGCATTAATTCCTGCTTCTTTTGCTATTTTAGAATTAGCAGAAATTCCACAAGATATAATAACAAGATCTGCTTTAATAACTTCGCTTTCATTAATTCTTACACCAGTAACTGAATCTGTGCCTTCTATTTCATCAATCTTAGAATTTAATCTTACATCAATTCCTTCACCTTTAATTATTTCTTCTAAGAATTTTCCGCCTTCAGTATCTAACTGACGTCCCATTAATTTATCCTCAATTTCTAATACAGTAACTTTACATTTTGCTTTGCTTAATTCCCATGCAGCTTCAAGCCCAAGAACTCCACCACCAATTACAACAGCATTTTTTACTTTTGGTAGTAATTGAATAACTTTGTCAGTATCAGAAATACGACGAATTGCTATAACTTCTTCTTTATCAACACCTAAAATCGGAGGAACAAAACATTCAGAACCTAAAGCATAAATACATTTATCATATTTAAGCTTAATTCCATCTTCGAAAATAACTTCTTTCTCTTTTACATCAATCTTAATTACTTCTCTATCAAGTACATTTGTTATATTCTTTTCTTTGTACCAAGCTTCATCATGAATTGCAATTTGATTTGAATTAAACTTAGCTATCATTGACTTTGTTAACATTGGACGATTGTATCCTAGTATACTCTCATTTGAAGCCAAAACTATAGCGCAAGTTTCATTTCTTTCTCTTATAGCTGTTGCTGCACTTATACCTGCTGCACCATTTCCAAGAATTAAATAAATTTCATTTGTATTTTTCTTATATTCATTTTCATCAACTTCAACTGTTATAAAGTTTTCTTTACCTACACCACAAACCGGACAAATTTCAAGGCTAGAATCAAATATTTCTCCACAAACTAAGCATTTAACTAATGTTCTCTTAGCTGATTTTTTCTTTGGATTTTCTTTGTTTTGTAGAATGCATCCAAAATTATAACCGTAGTCATAAGCTTCGCTTAAATCACTATCACTTGGTTTAAATTTAATACGTAACCCATCGACAACTTTCATATTAAGTTGTTTTAATCTTTCTATAATATGAGGAACTCCTTCTCCGCTCCATCCATAGCTTCCAAAAGCACTAGCAAGTTTTCCTCCATGAGTTTTTGCAAAAATTGATATAGTCAAATCCCAAATTGGTTCTAATGCTTCACCAACGATTGTAGGCGTACCAAAAAGAATCCCATCTGCATATCCTAATTCTTCTAAAACCTTACTTTTATCTACTTCTAATAAATCATAATCTCTT
The DNA window shown above is from Clostridium beijerinckii and carries:
- a CDS encoding potassium transporter Kup, giving the protein MKSINKQNACTKMSLGGILVTLGIVYGDIGTSPLYVMKSIIMGNGGLANISENFVLGSLSLVFWTITILTTIKYVLITLRADNKGEGGIFSLFALVRRRGKWLIIPAMIGGSALLADGMLTPAVTVTSAIEGLEIIPRFNVILGSNQNIIITIVISIITILFFIQHFGTDFIGKVFGPVMLLWFCSLAVFGIINISHDWTLLRALSPHYAINILFSSENKLGFFILGGVFLSSTGAEALYSDLGHVGKKNIYASWPFVKICLLLNYFGQGAWILAAKKNPMFLNEKDLNPFFQMIPHNFLIFAIILSTAAAIIASQALISGSFTLVSEAIKLNLFPRLHTVYPSSSKGQLYIPTVNSILWIACIGIVLYFRNSAHMEAAYGLAITVTMLMTTILLFNYLLKKKVPFVISLSMLIFFSIFEFCFFIASIVKFMHGGFVAVLIALAIFIIMYIWINGYYIKMRLLENVPISNYKDQLNNLRLDNDRPKYTTNLVCLTTCREPEQIERKIMYSILDKRPKKADVYWFVNIVVTDEPYQAEYTIDTLGTFYIVKVQLKLGFRVDQKLNVFLRQISTELVESGDIKVQYRSYTTMPDRKVGDFRFILIQEQLSHESELTLWESFILKSKLFIKKFTVSPSRWFGLDTSDVDIENVPLFLGENCHTTLKRISK
- a CDS encoding nitroreductase, with amino-acid sequence MIKAIEKRRSIRKYINKEVEEEKLAQILESGRLAPSGSNTQPWQFIVIKSKGNRERVSKVSHNQKWMSTAPVHIACVADVRSRIDENIEICINENSKEEEIKQVIRDTAIAVEHMSLTATELGLGTCWVAWFTQAEIRPVLNVPNDKYVLCVLTIGYADEDPKPRPRKKLEDIVHYEQW
- a CDS encoding pyridine nucleotide-disulfide oxidoreductase → MNALELKKNFYWTGVLDPELKVFDIVMETEFGTSYNSYILKTSEKTVLFETAKAKFFDDYLETLNKLVNISEIDYIVVNHTEPDHAGSIEKLIEINPNIKIVGTGVAIGFLKNIVNHDFYSIAVKENDTLDLGDKTLRFMSLPNLHWPDTMYTYIEEDKTLLTCDSFGSHYSFDEVLLSKVTDNEGYLRAKKYYFDNIIGPFKPFMVKALNRIKDLDIDMICTGHGPVIDCRIEEIKELNAKWCKVVNPNPRKTVIIPYVSAYGYTKELAGEIAKGIKSSGDIDVRDYDLLEVDKSKVLEELGYADGILFGTPTIVGEALEPIWDLTISIFAKTHGGKLASAFGSYGWSGEGVPHIIERLKQLNMKVVDGLRIKFKPSDSDLSEAYDYGYNFGCILQNKENPKKKSAKRTLVKCLVCGEIFDSSLEICPVCGVGKENFITVEVDENEYKKNTNEIYLILGNGAAGISAATAIRERNETCAIVLASNESILGYNRPMLTKSMIAKFNSNQIAIHDEAWYKEKNITNVLDREVIKIDVKEKEVIFEDGIKLKYDKCIYALGSECFVPPILGVDKEEVIAIRRISDTDKVIQLLPKVKNAVVIGGGVLGLEAAWELSKAKCKVTVLEIEDKLMGRQLDTEGGKFLEEIIKGEGIDVRLNSKIDEIEGTDSVTGVRINESEVIKADLVIISCGISANSKIAKEAGINANRAIIVNEKMETNISDIYACGDCAEYNGINYGIWPQSIEMGKVAGANATGDSLIYETVDAALTFNGMNTSLYSIGDNGKKPNVQYKTVEFKDPVKRTYTKYYFANNRLCGAILIGDTSDIVKVTQDVKENKLFKQMF